One Mycolicibacterium fortuitum subsp. fortuitum genomic window carries:
- a CDS encoding peroxidase family protein, with protein sequence MVTTARQAPVLIATAWSRSRSLTVALAARVAQQIDQTVGWARLPKAVGLAVLIGLRHQLRTSNLYAAEPAPVPPGGPVGVGNYLGARTRDGSYNDLADPRMGAVGCRFGRNVPPEHSYPESPQRLLDPNPRLISRTLLTRDSFQPATTLNLLAAAWIQFEVHDWFAHGSAATQPWVVPLHDDDPWPQRPMRVERTVPDPHPSPVGPPTFVTQESHWWDASQIYGTTPELASALRAPEGGKLRIDESGLPPPEVEAVADLTGTAGNFWVGLALLHSLFMLEHNAICDHLAEAYPYLTGQQLYDKARLVNSALMAKIHTVDWTPAIIAHPTTVTAMHVNWFGLLGKKLGGRFRRGYRPFGSSPLLYGIPGSPTTHHGVPYSLTEEFVAVYRMHPLIPDEFTFRSLADDHVIAQHELPELSVLNVRARLSETPMADLLYSFGRGHPGALSLHNFPRHLQHMHRVDGTLIDLATIDLIRCRERGVPRYNEFRKLFRLKPVKTFEELTGDAALATELREAYDDDVDLVDLLIGLYAEPKPPGFGFSDTAFRVFILMATRRLESDRFFTTDFREETYTVAGMKWVQDNDMRSVLLRHYRELTPALAGVANPFAPWNRVSPTRKAST encoded by the coding sequence ATGGTGACCACGGCGCGACAAGCTCCAGTGCTCATCGCCACTGCCTGGTCCCGGTCGCGTTCGCTCACGGTCGCGCTCGCCGCCAGGGTGGCCCAGCAGATCGATCAGACGGTGGGCTGGGCCCGTCTTCCCAAGGCGGTCGGACTGGCCGTCCTGATCGGGCTGCGGCATCAGCTGCGAACGTCGAATCTGTATGCCGCCGAACCTGCCCCGGTCCCGCCGGGTGGTCCCGTCGGGGTCGGCAACTATCTGGGCGCACGCACCCGCGATGGGTCCTACAACGATCTCGCCGACCCCCGTATGGGTGCCGTGGGTTGCCGGTTCGGCCGCAACGTGCCACCCGAACACTCCTACCCTGAAAGCCCCCAACGACTGCTCGACCCGAACCCGCGGCTGATCAGCCGCACCCTGCTGACCCGCGACAGTTTCCAGCCGGCCACCACGCTGAACCTGCTGGCGGCGGCATGGATTCAGTTCGAGGTACACGACTGGTTCGCCCATGGCTCGGCTGCCACCCAACCCTGGGTGGTGCCGCTGCACGACGACGATCCGTGGCCGCAGCGGCCGATGCGGGTGGAACGCACTGTGCCCGATCCTCACCCCAGCCCGGTCGGTCCGCCCACCTTCGTCACCCAGGAGTCGCACTGGTGGGATGCCTCCCAGATCTACGGCACCACACCGGAGTTGGCCAGTGCGCTACGCGCCCCGGAGGGTGGGAAGCTGCGCATCGACGAGTCCGGCCTGCCACCACCGGAGGTCGAGGCGGTTGCCGACCTCACCGGCACGGCAGGCAACTTCTGGGTGGGCCTGGCCCTGCTGCACTCGCTGTTCATGCTGGAGCACAACGCCATCTGCGACCACCTGGCCGAGGCATACCCCTACCTGACCGGCCAGCAGCTCTACGACAAGGCGCGGCTGGTCAATTCCGCTCTGATGGCCAAGATCCACACCGTGGACTGGACGCCGGCCATCATCGCGCACCCGACGACGGTGACCGCCATGCACGTCAACTGGTTCGGGCTGCTGGGCAAGAAGCTGGGTGGGCGGTTCCGGCGAGGTTACCGGCCGTTCGGCAGCAGCCCGCTGCTCTACGGCATTCCCGGATCGCCGACCACCCATCATGGCGTGCCGTACTCACTGACCGAGGAGTTCGTCGCGGTGTACCGCATGCACCCGCTGATCCCCGACGAGTTCACGTTCCGCTCACTGGCCGACGACCACGTGATCGCACAGCACGAGCTACCCGAGCTGTCGGTGCTCAACGTGCGGGCCCGGCTGAGCGAAACCCCGATGGCCGACCTGCTCTACTCGTTCGGCCGGGGCCATCCCGGGGCGTTGTCGCTGCACAATTTCCCGAGGCATCTACAGCACATGCACCGCGTGGACGGCACCCTGATCGACCTGGCCACCATCGACCTGATCCGGTGCCGGGAACGAGGTGTGCCGCGCTACAACGAGTTCCGGAAGCTGTTCCGGCTCAAACCGGTGAAGACGTTCGAGGAGCTGACCGGCGATGCCGCGCTGGCGACGGAGCTGCGTGAGGCCTACGACGACGACGTGGATCTCGTGGACCTTTTGATCGGCCTGTACGCCGAGCCGAAGCCACCCGGATTCGGCTTCAGCGACACCGCGTTCCGGGTCTTCATCCTGATGGCCACCCGCCGGCTGGAGAGCGACCGCTTCTTCACCACCGACTTCCGCGAGGAGACCTACACCGTCGCCGGCATGAAGTGGGTTCAGGACAACGACATGCGCTCGGTGTTGTTGCG